One Candidatus Woesebacteria bacterium genomic window, GCATTATGAACGCTTTTTAGATGAGACGCTCTTAAGAGAAAATTATCTGACTAGCGGCCAAGTTTATAAATTAGTTTTAGATAAGGAGCGAGCCCTTTTTTATGATGGAGCTTGTGTCCAACCTTATCATCACATTCCACCCGAAATAATGAAACGCTTTTTTGAGGCAGGGAAAAAGCATAATGCTGATATTGTGATCGTTGAGCTTGGCGGAACGGTGGGAGAATACGAAGGGCTTTTGTTTTTCGAGGCCTCTCGTAGGCTTAGATTAAAATATCCAAAAGATGTTTGTTTTGTCCATGTTGGCTATCTTCCTGCTCCTCCATCAATTGGTGAGCTAAAGTCAAAGCCGATCCAGCAATCAATCTCTCAGTTGCATTCCCTTGGTATCCAACCTGATTTTGTAGTTTGCCGAGCAGAAAAGGATGTTGATTTAAAAAGGAAAGAGAAAATTGCTCTTTCATCAGGTGTACCTTTGGAGAATATAATTTCCAATCCTGATATTAAAAATATATATGAGATTCCACTTTTATTTCATAAGCAAAAATTAGACAAAAAGATTGTCAAACAATTGGGATTAAAGAGAAAAACTATAGCGTCTCAAATTCTCAGAAATTGGAAAAATGTAGTTACCAAGAAGGCTAAAAAAGAAGTAGAAATAGGTATAGTTGGAAAATATCAGAAAACTGGAGATTATCTTTTGTCTGACTCTTATGTTTGCGTTGTTGAATCTTTAAAGCATGCGGGGTTTAAATTAGGACTTAAGCCTAATATAAAGTGGATTGATTCTTCATCTTTGGAAAAAATGGATAAAGAAGAGTTTGCAAGGAGTTTATCTTCGCTTGATGGAATGATAGTTCCTCAAGGTTGGGGTTCTCGCGGAGTTGAGGGCAAAATAAAAGCGGCTTCTTTTGCAAGAGAAAAGAAGCTCCCCTATTTAGGCCTTTGTTTTGGGATGCAAATGGCTGTTATTGAATTTGCTAGAAATGTCTTAAATTTTAAGGATGCAAATAGTGAGGAGGTAAATCCTAACACTCCTTATCCTGTGATACACATTATGCCCAATCAAAAAAAATATCTTGCTGAAAAGCAATATGGCGGGACAATTAGGCTTGGAGCTTGGCATTGTTTGATAAACTCAAGGACTAAACTTGAAGAATCTTATCAAAAATATGGCAGTGATAGGAAAAGTCCTTGGTTTTACCCCAATCCTTTGCAGAAAAAACTTAGTATGATAAGTAACAATAGACTTTTGATCTATGAGAGACACCGTCATCGTTATGAGTTTAATTTGAATTATAGAAAGAAGTTTGAGAAAGCAGGTCTTGTTGTTTCGGGTATCTCGCCTGATGGTAAATTGGTTGAGGCAATAGAAATCAAGGACCATCCATTTTTTGTAGGGGTTCAGTTTCATCCTGAGTATTTGAGCCGGCCTTTATATCCTCATCCCCTTTTTGTTTCTTTTCTTGAAGCAGCAAGTAGGAAAGATTGAGTATAATAAATATTCTTTGGTATAATTAGACCAAGCGGGCATAGTTGAAAGGCTCAACAACTCCCTTCCAAGGAGTAGATCGGAGTTCGATTCTCCGTGCCCGCTCATAAGTCAAATCCAGCGAAGGCAAAATTTTACATATTGGGATCTACTTTCTTGTGTACCCTTTTCCTCCCATACTTCTACTTCTTCTTTCGCAAGGATCTCCATAAAATTGCCAGAGGAGTGCTAAAGCAAAATCTCCACCTTGAAAACCTTGAAGCCTAATTGTTCCGTATCTTTTTAGGGTTTTTCGTAAGTTGGAAATTCTACTCGTTCTTTACCAAATCATGCCTAATCATATATAGGCCTGATGAAGGATTCCTTTAAATTTGAAGACCAATTTAAACATTTGTTTCTAGGTAATCAGAAAGATTAGGCCATTTTTGCTTACCAGGGAAAAGCTTGTGAATTTCATTGATAGTAACTGGTTGCAGTTCTCTTTCACTTTGCCCTTCCCCAAACATAAAAATATTATAACAGTACAATGTATCTCTAAACTATTTTGATAGTTTTAATTCTTTTATATCAACTGCTACTGATTTGCCGCATTTTGTACAGATAGCACTTACAAGAACTCCATTTTGATTTATTTCAGTTACTTTCCCTCTTGAACCAGCTGCTGGATACAGATGCTCTAGGATTGGCACAATGTCTCCTATCTTAAATTCTTTTGTTCTCTTAAGATTTCTTTCTGTCACAAGATGAACTGGAAGTGCAGGCTTTATTCTTTACAAACTTTATGTCGGGGTGGACGGACTCGAACCGTCGACCTCACGCTCCCAAAGCGCGCACTCTAGCCAACTGAGCTACACCCCGTTCTTCAGAGAAGAACTACTTTCTCCAGAGAAGAACTACTCTCTCCAGAGGAGAATGATTTTCTCCAAGAGATAATTTCTCTCCTCAGCGATTTTATTTTAATTGATTTTGGTATTTTAATATCAATCTTCGAAACTTATAACCAAACCCTGATTTCAAAAACTTTTCTCTTTTCTCAGCGCACAGCTTACAACAGAACCTTTCGTCATATATCAACTTCCAAGGTATATAAGCTTTTGTATATCGAGATAGCCCTTTGTTGTGTTCTTTTATCCTTACCTCGAGATCCTTAATCGTCAACCCGACATATGTTTTGCCCTTTTTTCTCAAGCTCTCGAGTATGTAAACACTATACATTCGACAATTTCAATTCTTGCCTAGCAGAAAATTCTGCTCTGCAGAAGTGCCGAGAGAGGGACTCGAACCCTCACGGTCCTTCGGACCACAGGATTTTAAGTCCTGCGTGTATACCATTCCACCATCTCGGCCTGAAATCTAACTTATTTTAAAACAGCTTTATTCCTGCTTCGCAGGAAAGGATTTGTCGCTTCGCTCTTGCTCACTTTCACTTACGTTCGCACAAGTCCTGCGTGTATACCATTCCACCATCTCGGCCTGAAATCTAACTTATTTTAAAACAGCTTTATTCCTGCTTCGCAGGAAAGGATTTGTCGCTTCGCTTATATTTACTTTAATTACTTTTACCTAATTTGGCACTCAACTTTTTCAACACAACTTTTTCCAAACAACTAGCACAACTATTTTATCAAAATATGATTACAACTGCCAACTTTTGGAGAAATCTACTTCTTAGTTTTTCCTACTATGATTTTAATATCGTAAGCGGAATTTGTCTCAAGGTTTTCCTTTTTAAGACTATAGCTTGCAAGACTTTGACTTATTTTTTCATAAACAGAATCAGGCAGACCTTCTTTCAAGAAAACTGAAGTGTCTTGATAATTATATGAATCAGCGTTGCCAGTTTCTGTCTTCTCAAATCCTGCTTTTTTGAGCAATTCTTCCACCTTTCCCGCTTCACCTTTAATGCCTGAGCCGTTGAGTATTAAGACCTTGAGATCAGAAAGTTTAACTTCTTCAGGTTGAGGAGTCGGGGTTTCTTTTAGTTCAGGTGAGAGTTGTGGTGTCTCTTTAGTTGTCCCAAGAGATATTTTTTCAACTTTGAGCTTGTAATAAAAAATTCCCCCTATTAAACCAGCCCCCAAGGTTAAGCCTAAGAGGAAAACTAAAAATAAAACCCAAAATGGAGTTTTTTGCTGATAGGTTTTTTCTTTAACTTCCTGCTTGGGAGAATTTTGATCCGGTTTGGCCTCGCTTGTTGTTGAATTTTCTTCAAGATTTTTCTCTTCGGATGATTTTTGCTCTTCTTCCTTAACAACCTCGACTTTAATCTTCTTTTCAACTTTGGCAGGATCTTCCATAACTATTTCATTGTGCAACAAATAGGGTGCAAATGTCAACAGTTGGATTTAGTTTTCCCTATTTGCTAAAATTAAACTACTTGGTGGCTGTAGCTCAACGGTTAGAGC contains:
- a CDS encoding CTP synthase encodes the protein MYLNIDAGTMNPIEHGEVFVTHDGLETDQDLGHYERFLDETLLRENYLTSGQVYKLVLDKERALFYDGACVQPYHHIPPEIMKRFFEAGKKHNADIVIVELGGTVGEYEGLLFFEASRRLRLKYPKDVCFVHVGYLPAPPSIGELKSKPIQQSISQLHSLGIQPDFVVCRAEKDVDLKRKEKIALSSGVPLENIISNPDIKNIYEIPLLFHKQKLDKKIVKQLGLKRKTIASQILRNWKNVVTKKAKKEVEIGIVGKYQKTGDYLLSDSYVCVVESLKHAGFKLGLKPNIKWIDSSSLEKMDKEEFARSLSSLDGMIVPQGWGSRGVEGKIKAASFAREKKLPYLGLCFGMQMAVIEFARNVLNFKDANSEEVNPNTPYPVIHIMPNQKKYLAEKQYGGTIRLGAWHCLINSRTKLEESYQKYGSDRKSPWFYPNPLQKKLSMISNNRLLIYERHRHRYEFNLNYRKKFEKAGLVVSGISPDGKLVEAIEIKDHPFFVGVQFHPEYLSRPLYPHPLFVSFLEAASRKD